Proteins encoded in a region of the Pirellulaceae bacterium genome:
- a CDS encoding NAD(P)-dependent oxidoreductase — translation MKILLVEPATDGLEIERSILGDQLTTDTSLADQIKVAVVHQTIVDSEFLGQFRSLRGVVRQGVGYDKICLEACHDRGVVVSNVPDYCVGEVADTALAMILDMLRGIREIEFFLKKNPQRWQSLALKRVRSTSQLTLGVIGAGRIGDAVLRRAEPFGFRRIFYDPAVNACQGAESVSDLDSLLGLADIVSLHVPGNKQNRGMVDGTFIAKMKRGAMLVNTARGMLVADDALLLDAICQGQLSAVALDVLPEEPPSKSVLFEAWRNNLAEIEGRVCITPHVAFHSAEASARVRQYAAEEALRILEERVARYSVFE, via the coding sequence ATGAAAATCCTTCTAGTAGAACCAGCAACAGATGGTTTGGAAATCGAACGAAGCATCTTAGGTGATCAGCTCACAACGGACACCAGCTTGGCTGACCAAATTAAAGTCGCAGTGGTCCACCAAACAATTGTCGATTCTGAATTCTTGGGCCAGTTTCGTAGCCTTCGTGGAGTGGTTCGGCAGGGAGTTGGTTACGATAAGATCTGTTTGGAAGCTTGTCATGATCGAGGCGTTGTCGTTTCTAATGTGCCCGACTACTGCGTGGGTGAAGTAGCGGACACCGCCTTGGCGATGATTCTGGATATGTTGCGCGGTATTCGAGAAATAGAATTTTTTCTCAAGAAGAACCCGCAGCGTTGGCAATCGCTCGCCTTGAAAAGAGTAAGGTCAACATCTCAACTAACGCTGGGAGTGATTGGAGCAGGTCGTATTGGTGATGCCGTCTTAAGGCGAGCCGAGCCGTTTGGGTTTCGGCGAATATTTTATGACCCAGCGGTGAATGCCTGCCAGGGAGCTGAGTCAGTTTCTGATCTGGATAGCTTGTTGGGTTTGGCGGATATCGTATCTCTCCACGTTCCTGGTAATAAGCAAAACCGGGGAATGGTGGACGGTACGTTCATTGCGAAAATGAAGCGAGGGGCGATGTTGGTCAATACGGCGAGGGGAATGCTCGTGGCCGATGATGCTCTACTCCTCGATGCGATTTGCCAAGGACAACTTTCGGCAGTTGCACTTGATGTTTTGCCCGAAGAGCCTCCCTCCAAATCGGTTTTGTTTGAAGCATGGCGGAACAATCTTGCCGAAATCGAAGGCAGAGTCTGTATAACACCCCATGTTGCCTTTCATTCTGCGGAGGCGTCTGCACGAGTGCGGCAGTATGCCGCCGAGGAAGCTTTACGGATTCTTGAAGAACGTGTGGCTCGCTATTCTGTATTCGAGTGA
- a CDS encoding NIPSNAP family protein, translating to MIRMRIYESQGSDHDSADRVFYELVKPVHERHGARFLGRYCDQEGRVVVMWLYENEAACHAIQRTVAEDPVTTENAIYRRQAGLHGLKFTEYFLDSTD from the coding sequence ATGATTCGAATGCGAATCTATGAGTCACAAGGGTCCGACCACGACTCTGCCGACCGAGTGTTCTATGAATTGGTGAAACCGGTTCATGAGCGACACGGCGCCCGCTTCCTAGGGCGTTATTGCGATCAGGAGGGTCGAGTTGTAGTGATGTGGTTGTATGAAAATGAAGCAGCATGTCATGCAATACAACGAACTGTCGCGGAAGATCCTGTAACCACTGAAAATGCAATTTATCGGCGTCAAGCAGGTTTGCATGGTTTGAAGTTCACGGAATATTTTTTGGATTCGACAGACTGA